The following DNA comes from Microcella sp..
CGGTGGGCGTCGCCCTCACGATCTTCGCGGGGCCGCTCTACGCGATCTCCGACCGTGCCGCGCAGAACCTCGATGGCCCCGAGCCCTACATTCAGCTGCTGTTCCCCGAATTCGAAGAGGGGGTCGCCGAATGACCGACAACTCTGTCGCCGTCGTCAGCGAGCCCTCGCGTCGCGCGTCGTTCGTCGAGCAGCTGCCTCTGCTCGTCGCGCTCGTACTGCTGTGGATGCTGCTGTGGGGCTCGCTGACCCCCCTCACGATCGTGACGGGCATCATGGTCGCGATCGCCGTCACCCGCGCGTTCTACCTGCCGCCGGTCGAACTCTCCGGACGGTTCAACCCGTTCTGGTTCGCCGTCTTCCTGGGCCGGTTCTTGGGCGAACTCGCGATCGCCTCGTTTCAGGTGGCCCTGCAGGCCTTCGCCGCTACTCCGGTGCCGCGCAGCGCGATTCTGCGCATCGATCTGCGCACCCGATCCGACTTCATCATGACCGGGGTCTCGCTCGCCGTCTCGCTCGTTCCGGGTTCGCTCGTCATCGAGGTCGACCGCACAAATGCGCGGCTCTATGTGCACCAGCTCAACGCGCGCACTCCCGACGAGCTCGAGAAGGCGCGCGCGCACGTGCTGAGCCTCGAGCACGACCTGCTGCGGGCGTGGGGCTCGCGCGACGAGTGGCAGGCGGCGCGCTCATGATCGACATCGTGCTCTACGTCGCCGGCGGCATGCTCGCCATCGCCGGGCTGCTGCTGCTCTATCGCGTCGTCGTCGGGCCGTCGCTCGTCGACCGCGTCATCGCCTCTGACGTGCTGCTGACGACGCTCATCATCGTCGTGGGCGCCGAGATGGCCATCAATGGCCACACGCGCACGATTCCGCTCATGGTCGTGCTCGCCGTGATCGGCATTCTCGGCAGCGTCTCGGTCGCCCGGTTCGTGCAGCGCGCGCCGTCGACCTCAGCCTCGGGCGGAGAGGGAGAGCTGTGATCGCCGACCTGATGCGAACATCCACGACCTTCGTCGACAGCGAGCCCGTCGCGACGATTCTCGATGCCGTCGCTGCCGTCTTCATTCTTCTCGCCGCGTTCCTGACTCTCGCCGCGGCCATTGGGCTCATCAGGTTTCCGGATGCTCTCGCGCGCCTGCACGCGGCCACCAAGCCGCAGATTCTCGGCGTCATTCTCGTCGTCGTGGCGATCGCGCTCAGCGTGCGAAGTTGGGTTGTTCTGCTGCTGCTGATTCCCGTCATCGTGTTCCAGCTGCTCACGGCGCCGATCTCGGCCCACATGGTGGGTCGCGCGGGGTACCGAGCGGGCGACTACGACCCCGACACCCTCGCGGTCGACGAGCTCGCCCCGGATGTCGCGGCCGCAGGCAAGTCAGACCTGCCGGGCGGAGGCTTCGACGACGAGTCGGGCACGGCGCAGCGTCAGCAGGGCGGGCCGTAGACTCGAGCCATGTCGAAGGCCGACCACAAGCCCCGTTCCCGCGTCGTCACTGACGGAATCGAAGCCACCACCTCGCGCGGCATGCTGCGCGCTGTGGGCATGGGCGATGACGACTGGGGCAAGGCCCAGATCGGCATCGCGAGTTCGTGGAACGAGATCACCCCCTGCAACCTCTCGCTCGGCCGCCTCGCGCAGGCCGCGAAAGAGGGCGTGCACGCCGGCGGCGGCTACCCGCTGCAGTTCGGCACCGTGAGCGTGAGCGACGGCATCTCGATGGGTCACGAGGGCATGCACTTCTCGCTCGTGAGCCGCGAAGTCATCGCCGACTCGGTCGAGACCGTCATGCAGGCCGAACGGCTCGACGGCTCGGTGCTGCTCGCCGGTTGCGACAAGTCGATTCCCGGCATGCTCATGGCCGCCGTGCGCCTCGACCTCGCGAGCGTCTTCCTCTATGCGGGCTCCATCGCTCCGGGCTGGGTCAAGCTCAGCGACGGCACCGAGAAAGAGATCACGATCATCGACAGCTTCGAGGCTGTCGGCGCCGTCAAAGCGGGCAAGATGTCGGCCGAAGACGCCCACCGCATCGAGTGCGCCTTCGCTCCGGGCGAAGGTGCCTGCGGCGGCATGTACACCGCGAACACGATGGCGAGCGTGGCCGAGGCGCTCGGGTTGAGCCTTCCGGGTTCGGCGAGCCCCGCGTCGTACGATCGCCGCCGCGACATGTACGCTCACCGCAGTGGCGAGGCCGTCGTCAACCTGCTGAATAAGGGCATCACGGCGCGCCAGATCGTCACGCGCGAGGCGCTCGAGAACGCCGTCACGGTCGCGATGGCGCTCGGCGGCTCGACCAACGTCGTGCTGCACCTGCTGGCGATCGCGAACGAGGCCGAGGTGCCGTTCACGCTCGATGACTTCAACCGCATCGGCAGCAAGGTTCCGCACATCGGCGACCTCAAGCCGTTCGGTCGGTACGTCATGAACGACGTCGACCGGCAGGGCGGCCTGCCCGTGCTGCTCAAGGCGCTTCTCGATGCCGGGCTGCTGCACGGCGATGTCATGACCGTCACGGGCAAGACGATGGCCGAGAACCTGGCCGAGCTGAACCCCGACCCGCTCGACGGCGACGTGCTGCGCTCGCTCGACAACCCGATTCATGCCACGGGCGGCATCACCATCTTGCACGGCTCGTTCGCCCCCGAGGGTGCGGTCGTCAAGACGGCCGGCTTCGATGCGGCCGTCTTTGAGGGCCCGGCCCGCGTCTTCGAGCGCGAGCGCGCGGCGATGGATGCCCTGACCAACGGTGAGATCTCGGCGGGCGATGTCGTCGTCATCCGTTACGAGGGGCCCAAGGGCGGCCCCGGCATGCGCGAGATGCTCGCGATCACGGCCGCCATCAAGGGCGCTGGGCTCGGCAAAGATGTATTACTCTTGACCGACGGTCGATTCTCAGGCGGCACAACCGGACTGTGCATCGGCCATATAGCTCCCGAAGCGGTAGACGCTGGTCCTATCGCCTTCGTGCGCGATGGTGATCTGATCCGGGTTGATATCGCTGCTCGCTCCCTCGACCTACTGGTCGACGCAGACGAGCTTGAGGCGCGCCGCACCGACTGGGCGCCCCTGCCCCCGCGCTATACCCGTGGCGTTCTCGCCAAGTACTCGAAGCTCGTGCGCTCTGCCGCGCAAGGAGCCGTCACCGGGTAGACAGCTGCGGGCTTTCCGCTTTCGATCACCGACCTCTCGCTAGGACACTCATCTCATGACCACGGAATCGACCCCCGTGACCACACCGTCGGCCCCTGCGCCGAAGGCCTCCGCTCGCGCGGCGAAGAGCGCCGCCGAGCCGCCGATGCTGACGGGCTCGGGCGCCATTCTGGCCTCGCTCGAGAAGCTCGGCGTCACCGACGTCTTCGGCCTGCC
Coding sequences within:
- a CDS encoding Na+/H+ antiporter subunit E produces the protein MTDNSVAVVSEPSRRASFVEQLPLLVALVLLWMLLWGSLTPLTIVTGIMVAIAVTRAFYLPPVELSGRFNPFWFAVFLGRFLGELAIASFQVALQAFAATPVPRSAILRIDLRTRSDFIMTGVSLAVSLVPGSLVIEVDRTNARLYVHQLNARTPDELEKARAHVLSLEHDLLRAWGSRDEWQAARS
- a CDS encoding monovalent cation/H+ antiporter complex subunit F, which encodes MIDIVLYVAGGMLAIAGLLLLYRVVVGPSLVDRVIASDVLLTTLIIVVGAEMAINGHTRTIPLMVVLAVIGILGSVSVARFVQRAPSTSASGGEGEL
- the mnhG gene encoding monovalent cation/H(+) antiporter subunit G — encoded protein: MIADLMRTSTTFVDSEPVATILDAVAAVFILLAAFLTLAAAIGLIRFPDALARLHAATKPQILGVILVVVAIALSVRSWVVLLLLIPVIVFQLLTAPISAHMVGRAGYRAGDYDPDTLAVDELAPDVAAAGKSDLPGGGFDDESGTAQRQQGGP
- the ilvD gene encoding dihydroxy-acid dehydratase, translating into MSKADHKPRSRVVTDGIEATTSRGMLRAVGMGDDDWGKAQIGIASSWNEITPCNLSLGRLAQAAKEGVHAGGGYPLQFGTVSVSDGISMGHEGMHFSLVSREVIADSVETVMQAERLDGSVLLAGCDKSIPGMLMAAVRLDLASVFLYAGSIAPGWVKLSDGTEKEITIIDSFEAVGAVKAGKMSAEDAHRIECAFAPGEGACGGMYTANTMASVAEALGLSLPGSASPASYDRRRDMYAHRSGEAVVNLLNKGITARQIVTREALENAVTVAMALGGSTNVVLHLLAIANEAEVPFTLDDFNRIGSKVPHIGDLKPFGRYVMNDVDRQGGLPVLLKALLDAGLLHGDVMTVTGKTMAENLAELNPDPLDGDVLRSLDNPIHATGGITILHGSFAPEGAVVKTAGFDAAVFEGPARVFERERAAMDALTNGEISAGDVVVIRYEGPKGGPGMREMLAITAAIKGAGLGKDVLLLTDGRFSGGTTGLCIGHIAPEAVDAGPIAFVRDGDLIRVDIAARSLDLLVDADELEARRTDWAPLPPRYTRGVLAKYSKLVRSAAQGAVTG